GTCATATGACGTTTTTATGAGTAAACCAATGCCAAACTGGGGAGGAGACTTGTCTCACATAGATTTCCAGAATATTTATTATTACGCTAAGGCTGCCGAAAAGCAAAGTAAGAACTGGGATGACGTTCCAGAGTCAGTTCGAAATACCTTTGAAAAGTTAGGTATACCGGAAGCAGAAAGAAAATTCTTAGCTGGGGTAGGGGCACAATATGAATCTGAAACAGTTTATCATCATTTGCGTGAAGATCTGGAACAACAGGGTGTAATATTCTTAGATACTGATACCGCAGTTAAAAAATTTCCTGATTTATTAAGAAAGCATTTTGGAAAAGTTATTCCGCCAGAGGACAATAAATTTGCAGCACTTAATAGCGCTGTATGGTCAGGCGGTTCATTTATTTATATTCCTCCAAATGTAAAAGTGGACTTACCATTACAAGCATATTTTAGAATTAATGCTGAAAATATTGGACAATTTGAAAGAACTTTGATTATTGCAGATGAGGGTGCCGATGTTCATTATATTGAAGGATGTACTGCACCTGTATATTCTACCGAGTCATTGCATTCTGCTGTAGTCGAATTGATTGCAAAAAGAGGAGCACGAATTAGATATACTACTATTCAAAATTGGAGCAAAGATGTATACAACTTGGTTACAAAGAGAGCATACGCTTATGAAAATGCATCTGTTGAATGGATAGATGGCAATCTAGGTAGCAAACTAACGATGAAGTATCCTGGCGTTTACATGTTGGGTAAGAATGCTCATGCCGAAATTGTGTCCGTTGCCTTTGCAGGAAAGAATCAACACCAAGATGCTGGTGCAAAAGTGGTCCATCTCGCACCCCATACTACATCCAGAATTACTAGTAAATCTGTGAGTAAGGATACAGGAAGAACCACTTATAGGGGATTATTGCATGTAGCAAAAGGAGCCTATGGAGTAAAATCAAATGTTCGCTGTGATGCATTATTACTTGATGAATTTTCAAGGACTGATACATATCCATATGTTGAAGTAAATGAGGAGGATGCAACTATTACTCATGAGGCAACAGTGGGAAAAATTGGTGATGAACAAATATTTTATTTAATGAGTAGAGGCTATTCTGAATCTGATGCCTTGAGTATGATTATAGGTGGATTTATGGAGCCGTTTACCAAAGAACTCCCAATGGAATACGCTGTAGAACTAAATAGAATGGTAAAAATGGAGATGGAAGGGTCAGTAGGTTAATGGTTAATTTAGCCTCATCACTAGTCTTTTTATTTTTTCATAAAGATTGATTCATAATGATCCAATTATCATTGCTGTCAGAAAATAATGTACATGAAATACTGTCCAAAAATGAAAGTGAACCCCAGTGGATGATGTCTTCTAGAAAGGCGATTTTGTCAAAGTTTTCTGGTTTACCAAATGAGGTTTCACCATTATATTCTAAATACAGTGGATTAACTGTTTTAGAACCAAACAAAGTTTATTTTTCCAATGAGAATACCTCTTCTATTTCAAAAGACCTTGAAATGAGACTAGAGGAAATAAGGTCCTCTCCAAGTGTACTTTTAATAGGTTCTTCTGTTGTACACATTTTTGTTCCAAAGGCTTTATCCAAAAAAGGTTTAATTATTTCGACAATTCAAGACGCCATGAAAAACAATTCAGAACTGGTGAAGAAATACCTTTTAGATAACTCTATCAATTACGAAGAAGATCGTTTTCTCGCATTAGGTTCCTCCGCATTTCAATCTGGATTCTTTATTTACATTCCAAGAAATATGATGATTGAGGAACCGATTAGAATCGTATATTCTTTAAAAGATGATCGCACCTCATCAATTTGTAGGAATATTGTTATCGCTGATGAAGGCTCAAAAGGAACAATAGTACAAGAATTATACTCATCATCTACTACATTTTCATCATCTTCATCCTCAAATCCAGAGGTATCAAAGACAAATAATGAAGCTAAAGGAAATGATGCAGGTGATAATAGACAAGAAAGCTATTTTGAGGTTCTTGAATGTATTGTCAAACCAGCTGCGGAACTTGAGTTCATTACTTTGCAATCTATGAATTCTGATACTGTTTGTGTTGTTAATAGAAAGGCCTTTGTTGAAAAGGACGCCAAGATGTCTTGGTATTCTGGAATGTTTGGTGCACGCCTTTGTCGATTCAAAACCGATAGTGTCATGAAAGGCTCAGGAGCACGAGCTGAAGATGTAGAAATAGTTTTTGGCACAAATAATCAATCATTTGACATCTCTTCTAATCTTGATCATATTGGATTTAGTACTAGAGGCAAAGTGCTGGTTAAATCAATTGTAAAAGATGCAGCCAAATCCTTATTTAAAGGAATGATAAAAATTCGAAAGGATGCACAAGCATCAGAATCTTATTTGGCCGGACATGCAATATTATTGAATAAAGGTGCTCAGGCAGATGCCATACCTGGATTGGAGATTGAGACCAACGAGGTCAAAGCTACGCATTCTGCGTCCGTTTCTCAGATTGATGAAGAACAAATATTTTACTTGATGTGTAAAGGGTTGGATAGAGAAAGTGCAAAGCGGGAGATAATAAATGGGTTTGTAGAACCTTTATCTAGAAAAATGGGTCCATTTATTCGTGCTTGGATAAGTTACCTGTTTGAGAACAAGTGGACTGGAAAACCTCTAATGTTAAAGGGCGATGAGGTCATGGAGCAGATTCTTGAAGTAGAAAAATCACGTTACAAAGAAACTGCAGATATATTTGAGAAACATTACAAGTACCGGTAAAGGAAAATTTTCGAAAGATGAGCTTTACGTCTTTACTTTTATTTTCAATATTTGAGTTAGGTGTTATGAATTGACAGGCACACAAAATTGGATTGATGTTTCCCAATTTCTCAAGTTAAGGAAAGGAGAAATGGACGAATTTGATTATGAAGACAAAAAAATCATGATTTTGAATCTAAACGGCGAGTTTTGCGCCTCAGATCGCATTTGTACTCATGCATACGTTGACCTCACCGGGGGTATTTTGAATGAATCTGAAAGAACAGTAACCTGTCCATTACATTTATCGTCTTTTGATCTGAAAAGTGGTAGCGCTTTGAACCTGCCTGCAGAAAAGCCACTTGAAATTTATCCGATGAAAAAGGAGAAGAACAAGTTGTTGATTTTGATATAATTGTTACTACCGGCGCATCATTTTATGTCTGTGTTCTAGGCCTCTCTTAAATCACATATTCAAAATAAGTCACTGTTTGATTAATCTGAGTAATGATTCTACAGCTCCATTAATCGTAAATTCAGACGATTCCATAAAATCTATTTTATTTTTCTTTAGTTCAAGTGAAGTTTTTGGTCCTATTGAAACCACCTTATTTATGTTCAAGTCTTGCAGTACCTCACTCTCATTTTTGCCATCCGAAAATTGAGAGAATTGATGATAAATTATTTTAAAAAAAGATCTAACTGTGGAGGGGCTTGTAAAAATCAGAAATGTTTTTTCAACGCGGTCAGGTAATTCCAATAACTTCTTCCATTCCTCTGAATATGATGCATTTTTATTTTCTCTTATTTCATAAAAGAAAACTTGATCCAAAATTAGATGTTCAAATTTCGTATCGATATAATTACTAGACTTTACCGATTCTGCACTTCGGGGCATCAGGATTTTTGGGATTTCTTTTTGATGTTCTGTTTTACCTTCTCTATCCAAGTTTTCTAAAAACTCAATTATTTCCGATGAAGAATATTTCTTGTCGATGATATTGGCAGAAGATCCTAACTTTGACTTAAATCCATATCCTTGCAGTATTTTTTTGGTCTTAGGTCCAATTACTATTATGTTTGTCTTATTTAACTCCTCGATAATTCTTTCATAGTTGTGTTGGTTTTTTGCGATTTCAAAAAATGTCTTGACTGCATTTGAGCTCAAAAAAATACAATAGTTATAAAAACCACTGCTGAGTCTTTTAAAAGACTCTGTTACTTCTTGTGAATCGATTTTGTTGAAAGTTACGGTGGGTAACGCAATCAACTCAATCTTATCTAATTGAGCTTGGTCAATGTTTTGGTTTTGAATATCATCCGTCAATACTCCTTCATTTGTGATCACAATAATTATCTCTTCCAACTTATCTGATTATCTCTTTCTTTTTATTTGGATCATAATTCCACACTGGATTATTGATTGTACCATTTGATCTTCTTATGTAGATTTACTATATCTCCAATTATAACGACGGCGGGAGGTTTTACATTATATTCTTTAGCTAAACTAACTATGTTACCTAAGTTGCCGGTAATTATTTTCTGATTGTTTAAGGTGCTATTTTGTATTATTGCTATTGGGGTTCTATCATCAATTTTTCCTCCTTTTATTTTATTTATGATCAATTCTAACTTTTCTGTTCCCATGTAGATAACTACGGTATCAACCGCTTCAGATAATTTATCCCATTTTACTTCAGGAGTTTTCTTTTCTGGATCCTCATGACCGGTAACGAATGCAACAGTGGAGCCATACTTTCTATGCGTCAGTGGGATCCCCGAATAATTAGCTGCCCCAATACCAGATGTAATCCCAGGAATGATTTCAAATGGGATTTGATTCTCAACCAATATCTCTGCTTCTTCACCTCCTCTCCCAAATATAAAAGGGTCACCGCCTTTGAGTCTTAATACACTTCTCCCCATTTTTGCATACTTTATCATCAACTCATTTGTCCTATTTTGATGGGTAGTCGGGTCCCCAACATTTCTACCGACGTATACTTTCTCTGATGAATCTGGAAAGAGTTTAATAATTTCATCTCCAATTAGTCTGTCATACAAGATTACATCAGCATGTTTTAACAATTCAAACGCTTTTATTGTCAATAATTTTGGATCACCGGGACCTGCTCCACAAATGTAAACTTTGCCCAATCTATCGTTGTTTTTCATTCTATCAACTCATCTAGTGTATCGATATTCATACTAGTATTATTCCATTCTTTTGTTATTTCTTTGGCACCTTTTGAAATTAATACTTCTGCTACCGTCTGACCCAATTTTCGTGGGTACGCAGCATTATATTGTTTCTTTACTTTAATGGATTTTCTTCCATCTAACGAATAAACTACGGCAAAAAGTGTCATCAATTTTTCCTTATTTTTTAAAGTCGCTAATGCTCCCATTGGAACTGTGCAACCTGCTCCGATACTTTCGGTAAGAGATCTTTCAGCCTGGATTTCTTTATATGAATTCTTGTGCTCAATTCGCTTTAGCATTTTTAAGAGGTCTTTATCATCTTTTCTACAAACAATTGCTAAGGCTCCTTGACCAGGGACCGGTGTAAAGCTCTGAATACTTAGTCTTTGTGTTATCTGATTTTTTATACCCAATCTCTTAATTCCTGCTTCTGCTAGGATTATTCCAGAGTAATGATTTTCTGTTGATTTATCTAATCTTGTTTCTATATTCCCCCTTATTGACTTTACCCTTAATTTCGGATACTTGGTTCTAATCTGTATAGCTCTTCTTATACTGCTTGTTCCTATTATAGAACCTGCTTCTAGCTCCTGAAGCTTTTTGTTATTTATACTGTTTATGAAAACATCGTTAGGTCTTTCTCTTTTGGGAATGCATGCTATTACTAACTGATCCGATATCCCTGCGTGAAGATCTTTAAGACTGTGTACTGCAAAATCAGCCTTATACTGAAGTAATCTTTCATTCACTTCTTTTTCAAATACTCCAGCTTGATTGATTACATAAAATGGTCTTTTATCTCTATCACCTTTAGTAGTAACTTTGTCCATTCTAATGTTTAGGTCAGGTTCAGTCTCTCTCAAAGATGAAACAACTAAGTTAGTTTGATAGGTGGCTAATTTGCTAGCTCTGGTAGCAACAACTATTTCCTTAATACTTTTTCACCTTCGCTAATGCCGTTTCATAAGCATCTAAAGTTTTTTCAAGATCTTCCTCATTATGTTGAGTTGAAATAAAACAGGTTTCAAATGGGGAGGGGGGGATAAATACACCTTTTGCGAGTAATATTTTAAACATATCCATAAAGAACTTTGTATTTGATGATTTTACTGAATAGTAGTTTCTTATTATTTTATCAGAAAAAAAAATTTGAAACATGGAGCCAATAGAATTTATGGTAGCATCAATTTTCTTGTCTTGTACCATATTTCTTAACGCTTCAACTAATTTGTCGCAAGTTCTGGCTACTATGGGATATATGATGTTCCTGTCTTCAATTAAGATCTCTAAAGTTTTCAGCGCTGCTGTTACTGAAATTGGATTCCCAGCGAATGTACTTGCTTGATATACCGATCCACGGGGAGCTAATCCCGACATTATTTCTCTGCTGCCTGCGAGAAGGGATATTGGATATCCATTTCCCAACGTTTTGGCAAATGTAGCCAAATCTGGTTTTATACCGAAAAATTCACTTGCTCCTCCCAAGGCTAATCTAAATCCGGTTACCACTTCATCAAATATCAAAACAATGTTGTTTTGTTTAGTTATGTTTCGTATACTATTAAGATAATCTTTTTCAGGAAGAATGAGACCTGTAT
This Candidatus Nitrosocosmicus oleophilus DNA region includes the following protein-coding sequences:
- a CDS encoding SufB/SufD family protein, coding for MIQLSLLSENNVHEILSKNESEPQWMMSSRKAILSKFSGLPNEVSPLYSKYSGLTVLEPNKVYFSNENTSSISKDLEMRLEEIRSSPSVLLIGSSVVHIFVPKALSKKGLIISTIQDAMKNNSELVKKYLLDNSINYEEDRFLALGSSAFQSGFFIYIPRNMMIEEPIRIVYSLKDDRTSSICRNIVIADEGSKGTIVQELYSSSTTFSSSSSSNPEVSKTNNEAKGNDAGDNRQESYFEVLECIVKPAAELEFITLQSMNSDTVCVVNRKAFVEKDAKMSWYSGMFGARLCRFKTDSVMKGSGARAEDVEIVFGTNNQSFDISSNLDHIGFSTRGKVLVKSIVKDAAKSLFKGMIKIRKDAQASESYLAGHAILLNKGAQADAIPGLEIETNEVKATHSASVSQIDEEQIFYLMCKGLDRESAKREIINGFVEPLSRKMGPFIRAWISYLFENKWTGKPLMLKGDEVMEQILEVEKSRYKETADIFEKHYKYR
- a CDS encoding uroporphyrinogen-III synthase → MEEIIIVITNEGVLTDDIQNQNIDQAQLDKIELIALPTVTFNKIDSQEVTESFKRLSSGFYNYCIFLSSNAVKTFFEIAKNQHNYERIIEELNKTNIIVIGPKTKKILQGYGFKSKLGSSANIIDKKYSSSEIIEFLENLDREGKTEHQKEIPKILMPRSAESVKSSNYIDTKFEHLILDQVFFYEIRENKNASYSEEWKKLLELPDRVEKTFLIFTSPSTVRSFFKIIYHQFSQFSDGKNESEVLQDLNINKVVSIGPKTSLELKKNKIDFMESSEFTINGAVESLLRLIKQ
- a CDS encoding Rieske 2Fe-2S domain-containing protein, with translation MTGTQNWIDVSQFLKLRKGEMDEFDYEDKKIMILNLNGEFCASDRICTHAYVDLTGGILNESERTVTCPLHLSSFDLKSGSALNLPAEKPLEIYPMKKEKNKLLILI
- the hemC gene encoding hydroxymethylbilane synthase codes for the protein MKEIVVATRASKLATYQTNLVVSSLRETEPDLNIRMDKVTTKGDRDKRPFYVINQAGVFEKEVNERLLQYKADFAVHSLKDLHAGISDQLVIACIPKRERPNDVFINSINNKKLQELEAGSIIGTSSIRRAIQIRTKYPKLRVKSIRGNIETRLDKSTENHYSGIILAEAGIKRLGIKNQITQRLSIQSFTPVPGQGALAIVCRKDDKDLLKMLKRIEHKNSYKEIQAERSLTESIGAGCTVPMGALATLKNKEKLMTLFAVVYSLDGRKSIKVKKQYNAAYPRKLGQTVAEVLISKGAKEITKEWNNTSMNIDTLDELIE
- a CDS encoding aspartate aminotransferase family protein is translated as MTDITFDKSRILFEKASKVIPGGVNSPVRYFQPYPFFVESANASRLFTNDGNVLIDYCLGYGSVFLGHCNQQIGSEIKSQIDKGNLFCTPTEKETLLAEICSKIIPCAEMIRIMNTGAEATMHSIRIARAFTRKTKIIKFEGGYHGAYDYVLNKAGSGAAGQEYSDGILSESASKTITVPFNDIESLKSVIDNEQNHNDIACIIIEPVMANTGLILPEKDYLNSIRNITKQNNIVLIFDEVVTGFRLALGGASEFFGIKPDLATFAKTLGNGYPISLLAGSREIMSGLAPRGSVYQASTFAGNPISVTAALKTLEILIEDRNIIYPIVARTCDKLVEALRNMVQDKKIDATINSIGSMFQIFFSDKIIRNYYSVKSSNTKFFMDMFKILLAKGVFIPPSPFETCFISTQHNEEDLEKTLDAYETALAKVKKY
- the sufB gene encoding Fe-S cluster assembly protein SufB, which codes for MTSKELDMDYSKYDFKDSTQLYVYLSKKGLSRGTVEEISKMKGEPDWMRDFRLRSYDVFMSKPMPNWGGDLSHIDFQNIYYYAKAAEKQSKNWDDVPESVRNTFEKLGIPEAERKFLAGVGAQYESETVYHHLREDLEQQGVIFLDTDTAVKKFPDLLRKHFGKVIPPEDNKFAALNSAVWSGGSFIYIPPNVKVDLPLQAYFRINAENIGQFERTLIIADEGADVHYIEGCTAPVYSTESLHSAVVELIAKRGARIRYTTIQNWSKDVYNLVTKRAYAYENASVEWIDGNLGSKLTMKYPGVYMLGKNAHAEIVSVAFAGKNQHQDAGAKVVHLAPHTTSRITSKSVSKDTGRTTYRGLLHVAKGAYGVKSNVRCDALLLDEFSRTDTYPYVEVNEEDATITHEATVGKIGDEQIFYLMSRGYSESDALSMIIGGFMEPFTKELPMEYAVELNRMVKMEMEGSVG
- the cobA gene encoding uroporphyrinogen-III C-methyltransferase, translating into MKNNDRLGKVYICGAGPGDPKLLTIKAFELLKHADVILYDRLIGDEIIKLFPDSSEKVYVGRNVGDPTTHQNRTNELMIKYAKMGRSVLRLKGGDPFIFGRGGEEAEILVENQIPFEIIPGITSGIGAANYSGIPLTHRKYGSTVAFVTGHEDPEKKTPEVKWDKLSEAVDTVVIYMGTEKLELIINKIKGGKIDDRTPIAIIQNSTLNNQKIITGNLGNIVSLAKEYNVKPPAVVIIGDIVNLHKKIKWYNQ